A region from the Kribbella shirazensis genome encodes:
- a CDS encoding winged helix-turn-helix domain-containing protein produces the protein MVTAREPAPTDADLTETFPLLIAIAASAEQRVRLAELVDDVAPLLLVSSLDELRKLLVPVQPPPPAGSEKQPPDPDAVEATAVRATGDDPDADVLTIDRDRSVARWHGGEIQLTELEQELLGRLMSTPLRVWSYDALHQTVWRDRNVRGTGDVHSVVKRLRRKLDDLGTTVTIDAVRGIGFRLTDHQRPTITDLRAG, from the coding sequence ATGGTCACCGCCCGTGAACCCGCCCCTACGGACGCCGATCTCACAGAGACCTTCCCGCTGCTGATCGCGATCGCCGCCTCGGCCGAACAGCGCGTCCGGCTCGCCGAACTCGTCGACGACGTGGCGCCGCTGCTGCTGGTCTCCAGCCTCGACGAACTGCGCAAGCTCCTGGTGCCCGTCCAGCCGCCACCGCCGGCCGGGTCCGAAAAGCAGCCGCCGGACCCGGACGCGGTCGAGGCCACCGCCGTCCGCGCGACCGGCGACGACCCGGACGCCGACGTACTCACCATCGACCGGGACCGCTCGGTCGCCCGCTGGCACGGCGGCGAGATCCAGCTGACCGAGCTCGAGCAGGAGCTGCTCGGCCGCCTGATGTCCACGCCGCTGCGGGTCTGGTCGTACGACGCCCTGCACCAGACCGTGTGGCGGGACCGGAACGTCCGCGGCACCGGCGACGTGCACTCGGTCGTGAAGCGCCTGCGCCGCAAGCTCGACGACCTCGGGACGACGGTCACCATCGACGCCGTCCGCGGCATCGGGTTCCGGCTCACCGATCACCAGCGCCCGACGATCACCGATCTGCGCGCGGGGTAA
- a CDS encoding threonine synthase encodes MTFSALSHLECPRCGATHDADRIIGLCPCGSPLLARYGVPELKKQDLTTRPPDLWRYHELLPVRSPENVVTLGEGMTPLLPLPRYGAALGVDRLLMKDEGLIPTGTFKARGAAVGVSRAYELGVRKIAMPTNGNAGSAWAAYAARAGMEALIAMPRAAPEICRREVTAVGARLQLIDGLIGDAAAYIREQPGYFDASTLKEPYRIEGKKTMGLEIAEQLNWQLPDVIVYPTGGGVGIIGIWKALTELRDLGWIDGPLPRLVAVQSTGCAPIVRAWEKGLPESEPWPDAQTVAFGITVPKALGDFLVLQAIAETDGCAVAVDDDDILTEQHRVAQLEGAFVCPEGAANFAAIRTLRESGWIHADDQVVALNTGAGLKYPETVPL; translated from the coding sequence GTGACGTTCTCTGCGCTGAGTCATCTCGAGTGCCCGCGGTGTGGAGCGACCCATGACGCCGACCGGATCATCGGCCTGTGCCCGTGCGGATCGCCGCTGCTGGCGCGGTACGGCGTACCGGAGCTGAAGAAGCAGGACCTGACCACGCGGCCGCCGGATCTGTGGCGGTACCACGAACTGCTGCCGGTGCGTTCGCCGGAGAACGTGGTGACGCTGGGGGAGGGGATGACGCCACTGCTGCCGTTGCCCCGGTACGGCGCGGCGCTCGGCGTCGACCGGCTGCTGATGAAGGACGAGGGTCTGATCCCGACCGGGACGTTCAAGGCCCGGGGCGCCGCCGTCGGGGTGTCCCGTGCGTACGAGCTCGGCGTCCGGAAGATCGCGATGCCCACGAACGGGAACGCCGGGTCGGCGTGGGCCGCGTACGCCGCCCGCGCCGGGATGGAGGCGCTGATCGCGATGCCGCGGGCCGCGCCGGAGATCTGCCGGCGCGAGGTGACCGCGGTCGGGGCGCGGCTGCAGCTGATCGACGGCCTGATCGGCGACGCGGCGGCGTACATCCGGGAGCAGCCCGGGTACTTCGACGCGTCGACGCTGAAGGAGCCGTACCGGATCGAGGGCAAGAAGACGATGGGCCTGGAGATCGCGGAGCAGCTGAACTGGCAACTGCCCGACGTGATCGTCTACCCGACCGGAGGCGGCGTCGGCATCATCGGCATCTGGAAGGCGCTCACCGAACTGCGCGACCTCGGCTGGATCGACGGCCCGCTGCCGCGCCTGGTCGCGGTGCAGTCGACGGGCTGTGCGCCGATCGTCCGCGCGTGGGAGAAGGGCCTGCCGGAGAGCGAACCCTGGCCCGACGCCCAAACCGTTGCCTTCGGCATCACCGTCCCCAAGGCCCTCGGCGATTTCCTCGTCCTGCAAGCGATCGCGGAAACCGACGGTTGCGCCGTGGCCGTCGACGACGACGACATCCTCACCGAGCAACACCGCGTCGCCCAACTCGAAGGCGCCTTCGTCTGCCCCGAAGGCGCCGCCAACTTCGCCGCCATCCGCACGCTCCGCGAGTCCGGCTGGATCCACGCCGACGACCAGGTCGTCGCCCTGAACACCGGCGCCGGGTTGAAGTACCCGGAAACCGTCCCGCTCTAG
- a CDS encoding alpha-1,4-glucan--maltose-1-phosphate maltosyltransferase, protein MTGRIPITDVTPTVDAGAYPAKASVGETFTIAATVFREGHDAVNANVVLTSPSGQTRRMLMTPVGQGTDRWTVDVTLQEQGAWTFAVEGWSDPYGTWRHNAEIKVPAGIDVDLMFAEGAAFFDRAAAGVPPAVRADRSTLSDAAHALANGALPPEARLAAGISPQVRSALGRYPVRELITSSETYPVWVDRTRALYGSWYEFFPRSEGAKYDEATGQWKSGTFRTAAERLEAVAKMGFDILYVPPIHPIGHSFRKGPNNTLDPKPGDPGSPWAIGSEEGGHDAIHPELGTFEDFEYFVGRAREVGLEVAIDLALQASPDHPWVKEHPKWFSVRADGSIAYAENPPKKYQDIYPINFDNDPEGIYAEVLRIVRLWISKGVTVFRVDNPHTKPVNFWEYLLGEIRKTDPDVVFLSEAFTRRPMMRELAKVGFHQSYTYFTWRNEKWELEEYLTELTQESAHYLRPNFFVNTPDILTAYLQYGGPGAFKIRAAIASTSSPAWGVYAGYELFEHVALRPGSEEYLDTEKFQLRPRDWEAAEREGRTLAPYLTLLNNIRRRHPSLQQLRNLTLHSVEDEAIMCYSKRSTAPDGHSDTVIVIVNTDPHSVRESMVHLDMAALGMRPEDTFTVYDEISGATWRWGQSNYVKLDPNGDPAHILAVRRGQA, encoded by the coding sequence ATGACTGGGCGCATCCCGATCACCGACGTCACCCCGACCGTCGACGCCGGAGCGTATCCGGCCAAGGCCTCGGTCGGCGAGACGTTCACCATCGCGGCCACGGTCTTCCGGGAAGGCCATGACGCGGTGAACGCGAACGTCGTGCTGACCTCGCCGTCGGGACAGACCAGACGGATGCTGATGACCCCGGTCGGTCAGGGCACCGACCGGTGGACCGTCGACGTGACGCTGCAGGAGCAGGGCGCGTGGACGTTCGCGGTCGAGGGCTGGAGCGACCCGTACGGGACCTGGCGGCACAACGCCGAGATCAAGGTGCCGGCCGGGATCGACGTCGACCTGATGTTCGCCGAGGGCGCCGCGTTCTTCGACCGGGCGGCCGCCGGTGTGCCGCCCGCCGTACGGGCGGACCGGTCGACGCTGAGCGACGCCGCGCACGCGCTGGCCAACGGCGCGCTGCCGCCGGAGGCGCGGCTCGCCGCGGGCATCTCCCCCCAGGTCCGCTCGGCCCTCGGCCGGTACCCGGTGCGTGAGCTGATCACGTCGTCGGAGACGTACCCGGTGTGGGTCGACCGGACGCGTGCGCTGTACGGCAGCTGGTACGAGTTCTTCCCTCGCTCCGAGGGCGCCAAGTACGACGAAGCGACCGGACAGTGGAAGTCGGGCACCTTCCGGACCGCCGCCGAGCGCCTCGAGGCCGTCGCGAAGATGGGCTTCGACATCCTCTACGTGCCGCCGATCCACCCGATCGGCCACTCGTTCCGCAAGGGCCCGAACAACACCCTCGACCCGAAGCCGGGCGACCCGGGCTCGCCGTGGGCGATCGGCTCCGAGGAGGGCGGCCACGACGCGATCCACCCGGAGCTCGGCACCTTCGAGGACTTCGAGTACTTCGTCGGCCGCGCCCGCGAGGTCGGCCTGGAGGTCGCGATCGACCTCGCGCTGCAGGCGTCGCCGGACCACCCGTGGGTGAAGGAACACCCGAAGTGGTTCTCGGTCCGCGCCGACGGCTCGATCGCGTACGCCGAGAACCCGCCGAAGAAGTACCAGGACATCTACCCGATCAACTTCGACAACGACCCCGAGGGCATCTACGCCGAAGTACTGCGGATCGTCCGGCTGTGGATCTCCAAGGGCGTCACGGTGTTCCGGGTCGACAACCCGCACACCAAGCCGGTGAACTTCTGGGAGTACCTGCTCGGCGAGATCCGCAAGACGGACCCGGACGTGGTGTTCCTGTCCGAGGCGTTCACCCGGCGGCCGATGATGCGCGAGCTGGCGAAGGTCGGGTTCCACCAGTCGTACACGTACTTCACCTGGCGCAACGAGAAGTGGGAGCTCGAGGAGTACCTGACCGAGCTGACGCAGGAGAGCGCGCACTACCTGCGGCCGAACTTCTTCGTGAACACGCCGGACATCCTCACGGCGTACCTGCAGTACGGCGGACCGGGCGCGTTCAAGATCCGCGCCGCGATCGCGTCGACGTCGTCGCCCGCCTGGGGTGTGTACGCCGGGTACGAGCTGTTCGAGCACGTGGCGCTGCGGCCCGGGTCGGAGGAGTACCTCGACACGGAGAAGTTCCAGCTCCGCCCGCGGGACTGGGAGGCGGCGGAACGTGAAGGCCGCACGCTGGCGCCGTACCTGACGCTGCTGAACAACATCCGCCGCCGGCACCCGTCGCTGCAGCAGCTGCGCAACCTCACGCTGCACTCCGTCGAGGACGAAGCGATCATGTGCTACTCGAAGCGCTCGACCGCCCCCGACGGCCACAGCGACACCGTGATCGTCATCGTGAACACCGACCCGCACTCGGTCCGCGAGTCGATGGTCCACCTCGACATGGCCGCCCTCGGCATGCGCCCGGAGGACACCTTCACGGTGTACGACGAAATCAGCGGCGCGACGTGGCGCTGGGGCCAGAGCAACTACGTCAAACTCGACCCCAACGGCGACCCCGCCCACATCCTCGCCGTCCGCCGCGGCCAGGCCTGA
- the glgP gene encoding alpha-glucan family phosphorylase: MRAIRRFSVRPVLPEPLTGLGTLVNNLRWAWHPETQDVFEAVDPQLWRSTGGDPVKLLGEVPAARLDELANDHAFLRRLELAVADLDSYVTDDRWFQTAGGSPLDAVAYFSPEFGITHVLPQYSGGLGILAGDHLKAASDLGVPLIGVGLLYRHGYFAQSLNREGWQQERYPLVDPDGLPISLLRDGDAPATVTLTLPGNRELHAQIWVAQVGRVPLLMLDSDIEENEPSEREVTDRLYGGSTEHRLLQELLLGVGGVRAVRTYCRITGHAAPEVFHTNEGHAGFLGIERIRELAAEKDLDFDTALEVNRGGTVFTTHTPVPAGIDRFPVELIQQHFSADVFGPEVPIERILELGAEDFEGGDPALFNMAIMGLRLAQRANGVSKLHGVVSRGMFAGLWPSFDPIDVPITSITNGVHAPTWVAREVHDLTYANYTADGDSVFEGLDKTTDAQIWETKRLLRQRFIDDTRSRVRQSWLNRGASEAELGWVDSILDPDVLTMGFARRVPSYKRLTLMLRDPERLKALLLHPQRPVQIVIAGKAHPHDEGGKKLIQEMVRFADDPEVRHRIVFVPDYDIALAQPMYPGCDVWLNNPLRPYEACGTSGMKAALNGALNLSIRDGWWDEWYDDEFGWAIPSAEGIEDTDRRDDLEAHALYDLIEKQVAPRFYDGEVPGRWIEMLRHTIKELGPKVLATRMVRDYVEQLYVPAAQSSRALNSTYDGARELAAWKQKVRAAWPQIRVDHVELQGLGDVPQLGTTVGLRAFAALGDLAPSDICVEVLHGRVDTNDEITDPVRTQLSLAETYEGNRHRYEGELKLDRTGPFGYTVRVVPNHQGLASPAELGLAAGPSDPEDPETPDLPAGSEF, encoded by the coding sequence GTGCGAGCGATACGACGATTCTCCGTCCGCCCTGTCCTGCCCGAGCCGCTGACCGGCCTGGGCACCCTGGTGAACAACCTCCGCTGGGCCTGGCACCCGGAGACGCAGGACGTCTTCGAGGCTGTCGACCCGCAACTGTGGCGGAGCACCGGCGGTGACCCGGTCAAGCTGCTCGGCGAGGTCCCGGCGGCCCGGCTCGACGAGCTGGCCAACGACCACGCTTTCCTGCGCCGGCTGGAACTGGCTGTCGCCGACCTGGACAGCTACGTGACCGACGACCGGTGGTTCCAGACCGCGGGCGGCTCACCGCTCGACGCGGTCGCCTACTTCTCCCCGGAGTTCGGCATCACCCACGTGCTGCCGCAGTACTCCGGCGGTCTCGGCATCCTCGCCGGTGACCACCTGAAGGCGGCCAGCGACCTCGGTGTCCCGCTGATCGGTGTCGGCCTGCTGTATCGGCACGGCTACTTCGCGCAGTCGCTGAACCGTGAGGGCTGGCAGCAGGAGCGTTACCCCCTGGTGGACCCGGACGGGCTGCCGATCAGCCTGCTCCGGGATGGTGACGCTCCGGCCACCGTCACGCTGACGCTGCCCGGCAACCGCGAGCTGCACGCGCAGATCTGGGTCGCCCAGGTCGGCCGGGTGCCGCTGCTGATGCTCGACTCCGATATCGAGGAGAACGAGCCCTCCGAGCGCGAGGTCACCGACCGGCTGTACGGCGGTTCGACCGAGCACCGGCTGCTCCAGGAGCTGCTGCTCGGCGTCGGCGGTGTCCGCGCGGTCCGCACGTACTGCCGGATCACCGGCCATGCGGCGCCCGAGGTGTTCCACACCAACGAGGGCCACGCCGGCTTCCTCGGCATCGAGCGGATCCGTGAGCTGGCCGCCGAGAAGGACCTGGACTTCGACACCGCGCTCGAGGTCAACCGCGGCGGCACCGTGTTCACCACGCACACCCCGGTGCCGGCCGGTATCGACCGGTTCCCGGTCGAGCTGATCCAGCAGCACTTCTCGGCGGACGTGTTCGGCCCGGAGGTCCCGATCGAGCGGATCCTCGAGCTCGGCGCCGAGGACTTCGAGGGCGGCGACCCGGCGCTGTTCAACATGGCGATCATGGGCCTGCGGCTGGCCCAGCGCGCGAACGGCGTGTCGAAGCTGCACGGTGTCGTCAGCCGGGGCATGTTCGCCGGGCTGTGGCCGAGCTTCGACCCCATCGACGTACCGATCACCTCGATCACGAACGGCGTCCACGCCCCGACCTGGGTGGCGCGTGAGGTCCACGACCTGACGTACGCGAACTACACGGCTGACGGCGACTCGGTGTTCGAGGGGCTGGACAAGACCACCGACGCGCAGATCTGGGAGACCAAGCGGCTGCTCCGGCAGCGGTTCATCGACGACACCCGGTCGCGGGTCCGGCAGTCCTGGCTGAACCGCGGCGCCAGCGAGGCCGAGCTCGGCTGGGTCGACTCGATCCTCGACCCGGACGTGCTGACGATGGGGTTCGCGCGGCGCGTCCCGTCGTACAAGCGGCTGACGCTGATGCTGCGCGACCCGGAGCGGCTGAAGGCACTGCTGCTGCACCCGCAGCGGCCGGTGCAGATCGTGATCGCCGGCAAGGCGCACCCGCACGACGAGGGCGGCAAGAAGCTCATCCAGGAGATGGTCCGCTTCGCCGACGACCCGGAGGTGCGGCACCGGATCGTGTTCGTGCCGGACTACGACATCGCGCTCGCGCAGCCGATGTACCCGGGCTGCGACGTCTGGCTGAACAACCCGCTGCGCCCGTACGAGGCCTGCGGCACGTCCGGCATGAAGGCGGCGCTGAACGGCGCGCTCAACCTTTCCATCCGCGACGGGTGGTGGGACGAGTGGTACGACGACGAGTTCGGCTGGGCGATCCCGTCCGCGGAGGGGATCGAGGACACCGACCGGCGCGACGACCTCGAGGCGCACGCGCTGTACGACCTGATCGAGAAGCAGGTCGCGCCGCGGTTCTACGACGGTGAGGTCCCGGGCCGCTGGATCGAGATGCTGCGGCACACGATCAAGGAGCTCGGCCCGAAGGTGCTCGCGACCCGGATGGTGCGCGACTACGTCGAGCAGCTGTACGTGCCGGCCGCGCAGTCGTCGCGGGCGCTGAACTCGACGTACGACGGTGCGCGCGAACTGGCCGCGTGGAAGCAGAAGGTCCGGGCGGCGTGGCCGCAGATCCGGGTCGACCACGTGGAGCTCCAGGGCCTCGGCGACGTACCGCAGCTCGGGACGACGGTCGGCCTGCGCGCCTTCGCGGCGCTCGGTGACCTGGCGCCGTCCGACATCTGTGTCGAGGTCCTGCACGGCCGCGTCGACACCAACGACGAGATCACGGACCCGGTCCGCACGCAGCTGTCGCTGGCCGAGACCTACGAGGGCAACCGGCACCGGTACGAGGGCGAGCTGAAGCTGGACCGCACCGGCCCGTTCGGCTACACGGTCCGCGTCGTCCCGAACCACCAGGGCCTCGCCAGCCCCGCCGAGCTCGGCCTCGCCGCCGGCCCGTCGGACCCCGAGGACCCCGAAACCCCCGACCTGCCCGCCGGCTCGGAGTTCTGA
- a CDS encoding MFS transporter has product MSTEVEPRFRDALRSLPARVWIVSLGILVNKVGNFLPVFIVLYLTGRGYSAGAAGFVLGVSGLGNVVGNALGGSLADRFGRRWTIVASAVPTAGLTAVVPYLGSLAVIGAVVGLIGVTSQIYRPAAAAVLLDSVESNQQRLAAFGVFRFAMNIGAALGGVIGGLLASTSYEELFLGNAAACLLFGAVVAVLLRDAPRRRSAAAVTDESTAVGYRQALGDRRLTRFLLMTLVGEFVYIQSTVGLPLHVSDVGLSARDFGLLIGLNGLLVLALELPLTGFVSRYRAEYVLAVGNLFIGLGLALTGLAAGMPLLAVTVLLWTFGEMTTSSVAAAYLGSLAPPRLVGRYQGLYGVAYTIGTGAGPLIGGAAYAVRPWLLWVVVAAAGLLSAQLCLPRRRPTRTAHRPVR; this is encoded by the coding sequence ATGAGCACCGAAGTCGAGCCGCGGTTCCGTGATGCGCTGCGGAGCCTGCCTGCGCGGGTCTGGATCGTCAGCCTCGGCATCCTGGTCAACAAGGTCGGCAACTTCCTGCCCGTGTTCATCGTGCTGTACCTGACCGGACGCGGCTACTCCGCCGGGGCCGCGGGATTCGTACTGGGGGTGTCCGGGCTCGGCAACGTGGTGGGCAACGCGCTCGGCGGCTCGCTCGCGGACCGGTTCGGGCGGCGCTGGACGATCGTGGCGTCCGCCGTACCGACCGCCGGGCTGACCGCGGTCGTGCCGTACCTCGGGTCGCTCGCGGTCATCGGCGCGGTGGTCGGTCTGATCGGTGTGACGTCGCAGATCTATCGCCCGGCCGCGGCCGCGGTGTTGCTGGACTCGGTGGAGTCCAATCAGCAACGGCTGGCGGCTTTCGGAGTGTTCCGGTTCGCGATGAACATCGGTGCGGCTCTTGGTGGCGTCATCGGTGGTCTGCTGGCCAGTACGTCGTACGAGGAGCTCTTCCTCGGCAACGCGGCGGCGTGTCTGCTGTTCGGTGCGGTCGTGGCGGTGCTGCTGCGGGACGCTCCCCGCCGGCGGTCCGCGGCCGCTGTGACGGACGAGAGTACGGCGGTCGGCTACCGGCAGGCGCTCGGCGACCGCAGGCTGACGCGGTTCCTGCTGATGACCTTGGTCGGTGAGTTCGTCTACATCCAGTCCACGGTCGGTCTGCCGCTGCACGTCAGCGATGTGGGGCTGAGTGCGCGCGACTTCGGCCTGCTGATCGGACTGAACGGCCTGCTGGTGCTGGCGTTGGAGCTACCGCTCACCGGCTTCGTCTCCCGGTACCGCGCCGAGTATGTACTTGCCGTTGGCAATCTCTTCATCGGTCTCGGTCTGGCCTTGACAGGACTCGCGGCCGGGATGCCGCTGCTGGCCGTGACGGTGCTGTTGTGGACATTCGGCGAAATGACGACCAGCTCAGTCGCCGCGGCGTACCTCGGCAGCCTCGCTCCGCCGCGGCTGGTCGGCCGCTACCAGGGTCTGTACGGCGTCGCGTACACGATCGGTACGGGCGCCGGACCGCTCATCGGTGGAGCCGCCTACGCGGTCCGGCCCTGGTTGCTGTGGGTCGTGGTCGCCGCGGCGGGCCTGCTGTCCGCCCAGCTGTGTCTGCCTAGACGTCGACCCACGCGAACGGCCCACCGGCCGGTGAGGTGA
- a CDS encoding transglutaminase-like domain-containing protein codes for MDYALQTRFSDPGVHAGLFDALPDDVTDIAAVVRNLLIHYRAGGIEFTGERLAEIDHRWVSAILATDQKRNGTALAVPREPVDRVVGCCRDYTLVFVSALRHKGIPARSRIGFGNYFAEGFNHDHVVAEYWNGDRWVMIDAEMDPADPRFTFDVADMPRGPFTSAAEVWLGYRAGELDGDLYGADPDPDAPLKLHGGWFIRTYVHYQLAHLNGDELLLWDNWGTMSDTLDGADVELTDRIAHLMVASDNGDETATKEVNDLYRTHPGLTFKGRSFLTSPAGGPFAWVDV; via the coding sequence ATGGACTACGCGCTGCAGACCCGCTTCAGCGACCCGGGCGTCCACGCCGGACTGTTCGACGCCTTGCCGGACGACGTCACCGACATCGCGGCGGTGGTGCGGAACCTGCTGATCCACTACCGCGCCGGCGGGATCGAGTTCACCGGCGAACGCCTCGCCGAGATCGACCACCGCTGGGTGTCGGCGATCCTCGCCACGGACCAGAAACGCAACGGTACGGCGCTCGCGGTGCCGCGGGAGCCGGTGGACCGGGTCGTGGGGTGCTGCCGCGACTACACGCTGGTGTTCGTGTCGGCCCTACGGCACAAGGGGATCCCCGCGCGCAGCCGGATCGGGTTCGGGAACTACTTCGCCGAGGGCTTCAACCACGACCACGTGGTCGCCGAGTACTGGAACGGTGACCGCTGGGTGATGATCGACGCCGAGATGGATCCGGCCGATCCGAGGTTCACGTTCGACGTGGCGGACATGCCACGCGGGCCGTTCACGTCGGCCGCGGAGGTGTGGCTCGGGTACCGGGCCGGCGAGCTCGACGGCGACCTGTACGGCGCCGACCCCGACCCGGACGCGCCGCTCAAACTCCACGGCGGCTGGTTCATCCGCACCTACGTGCACTACCAGCTCGCCCACCTGAACGGCGACGAGCTCCTGCTCTGGGACAACTGGGGCACCATGTCCGACACGCTCGACGGTGCGGACGTCGAGCTCACCGACCGGATCGCCCACCTGATGGTTGCCTCCGACAACGGAGACGAGACCGCGACCAAGGAGGTCAACGACCTCTACCGCACCCACCCCGGCCTGACCTTCAAAGGCCGGTCGTTCCTCACCTCACCGGCCGGTGGGCCGTTCGCGTGGGTCGACGTCTAG
- a CDS encoding MerR family transcriptional regulator: protein MLTISEFGKRSGLSHKALRLYDVSGLLTPAQVDPANGYRWYDEAQLERARRISVMRQLDMPLTTIAEVLAGSDEDAMIRLDRWWAAEEATTAARRATLQYLRDRLSRSGTTGLAPRPVLTRDVPATKIASIRADTDQQSLVGVIVTCTDEITAYLRAAGATADVGSWVIYHGAVTPEGEATVEICVPFEGLVDPSGRIAIRVEPAHREAYCTITMDECAYPRIMLAYDLVYDWVRASGTPEAGPPREVYRPDCHLLPRHEPAVDIAVPVLERKL, encoded by the coding sequence GTGTTGACGATCAGTGAGTTCGGGAAGAGGAGCGGACTCTCGCACAAGGCGTTGCGGTTGTACGACGTTTCGGGGTTGCTGACGCCGGCTCAGGTGGATCCGGCGAACGGGTACCGGTGGTACGACGAGGCGCAGCTGGAGCGGGCTCGGCGGATCAGTGTCATGCGGCAGCTGGACATGCCGTTGACGACGATCGCCGAAGTACTGGCGGGTTCCGACGAGGACGCGATGATCCGGCTCGACAGGTGGTGGGCCGCGGAAGAAGCGACCACGGCGGCGCGCCGGGCGACGCTGCAGTACCTGCGGGATCGGCTGTCGCGATCGGGTACGACGGGACTCGCGCCACGGCCGGTGCTCACGCGGGACGTGCCCGCGACCAAGATCGCGTCGATCCGGGCGGACACCGATCAGCAGTCGCTGGTCGGTGTGATCGTGACGTGCACCGACGAGATCACGGCGTACCTGCGAGCGGCCGGGGCGACCGCAGACGTCGGGTCGTGGGTGATCTACCACGGCGCGGTCACACCCGAGGGCGAGGCGACGGTCGAGATATGCGTGCCGTTCGAGGGCCTGGTCGACCCGTCCGGCCGGATCGCGATCCGGGTCGAACCGGCGCACCGGGAGGCGTACTGCACGATCACGATGGACGAGTGCGCCTACCCGCGGATCATGCTCGCGTACGACCTCGTCTACGACTGGGTCCGCGCCTCCGGCACCCCCGAGGCGGGTCCGCCGCGGGAGGTCTACCGCCCGGACTGCCACCTCCTCCCCCGCCACGAGCCGGCCGTCGACATCGCCGTACCCGTTCTCGAGAGGAAGCTTTGA
- a CDS encoding DUF3995 domain-containing protein gives MRRIVAGVHGLLAALHVYWATGTTWPAGDERSLSLAVLGGPVSFRPAVVLPLALLHLVLAAAILTSERWKVSRLVVAGLAAGLAARATAGLVWITGAGDMSTAFYWLNLLLYTPLCIALCMADLKMLQARWLKATVVVVPVTLVTMVALVAYVYEPEEQPHPAASADSRYVDTPLARIHYLQRGTGSPVVLLSPGARQQVGAACAVGSGRAGRLELGDSQATAHRRSPGQARHEPRHG, from the coding sequence ATGCGACGGATCGTGGCGGGAGTGCACGGGCTGTTGGCCGCGCTGCATGTCTACTGGGCGACGGGTACGACCTGGCCGGCAGGAGACGAGCGCAGTCTGTCGCTGGCTGTGCTCGGTGGGCCAGTCAGCTTCAGGCCTGCTGTAGTGCTTCCACTGGCGTTACTGCATCTCGTGTTGGCCGCAGCGATTCTGACCAGTGAGCGCTGGAAGGTCAGCAGGCTGGTGGTAGCGGGCCTGGCGGCCGGGCTGGCGGCGCGGGCCACTGCCGGCCTCGTCTGGATCACAGGTGCTGGTGACATGAGTACGGCGTTCTACTGGCTCAACCTGCTCCTCTACACGCCACTGTGCATCGCTTTGTGCATGGCCGACCTGAAGATGCTGCAAGCGCGCTGGCTGAAAGCAACCGTTGTCGTCGTCCCGGTCACTCTGGTGACTATGGTCGCGCTGGTCGCGTACGTCTACGAGCCTGAGGAACAGCCGCACCCAGCCGCGTCAGCTGACTCCCGGTACGTCGACACACCGCTGGCACGCATCCACTACCTCCAGCGCGGCACAGGTTCGCCAGTGGTGCTTCTGTCGCCGGGTGCGCGTCAGCAAGTTGGTGCTGCTTGCGCCGTCGGGTCTGGACGAGCCGGACGTCTGGAGTTGGGAGATTCTCAAGCAACCGCTCATCGGCGAAGCCCTGGCCAAGCTCGGCACGAGCCGCGGCATGGTTGA
- a CDS encoding alpha/beta hydrolase, with amino-acid sequence MLLAPSGLDEPDVWSWEILKQPLIGEALAKLGTSRGMVESAVRGLFVHKELATPQLIDSTWIPGTYRDNVRSLYALERGLDWSVTEKALLSMHRPTLVLWGDQDSVLPVAQAARFGDLLPNATVRVLPGCGHALPVDCADQVTLLLAAFLR; translated from the coding sequence GTGCTGCTTGCGCCGTCGGGTCTGGACGAGCCGGACGTCTGGAGTTGGGAGATTCTCAAGCAACCGCTCATCGGCGAAGCCCTGGCCAAGCTCGGCACGAGCCGCGGCATGGTTGAGTCGGCGGTGCGTGGTCTGTTCGTGCACAAGGAACTGGCTACGCCGCAGCTCATCGACTCGACGTGGATCCCCGGAACGTATCGTGACAACGTGCGATCCCTGTACGCGCTCGAGCGCGGCCTCGACTGGAGCGTCACCGAGAAGGCGCTGCTGTCGATGCATCGGCCCACGCTCGTGCTCTGGGGCGACCAGGACAGCGTGCTGCCGGTCGCGCAGGCCGCCCGCTTCGGCGACTTGTTGCCGAACGCAACCGTGCGCGTCCTCCCCGGCTGTGGACACGCGCTCCCCGTCGACTGTGCGGATCAGGTGACGCTGTTGCTCGCGGCGTTCCTCAGATGA